A region from the Desulfoglaeba alkanexedens ALDC genome encodes:
- a CDS encoding IS1634 family transposase, producing the protein MFARIKKSGKYDYLQIVENQRVDSKVTQRVIATVGRMDKLSAKGEVETLIRSLSRFSEKALLVLSEKSDVQCEAKTIGPAIIFERLWCELGVQQVIRDLLHNRAFLFDVERAIFLTVLHRILISGSDRFCDKWRRDLVVKGTEDLALHQFYRAMAFLGEVLDDQEHATLSSPRCVKDVIEEKMFAGRRHLFAELDLVFFDTTSVYFHGEGGESLGRRGFSKDHRPELKQMVVGAVLDQNGRPLCCEMWPGDSTDVKTLVPVTDRIRKRFGVGRFCIVADRGMVSSETIRELEGRKIAYILGTRMRKVKEITAEVLARAGRYKEVKCEGCSPLKVKEVMVRDKRYIVCLNPKQAEKDKADRDKIIDSLREQIRKGPKALVGNEGYRKFLKVDKDSIHIDLDKVKEEERFDGKWVLITNTSWSSDRVALKYKELWQVEHSFRDLKSTFETRPVFHQRDVRGHVFCSFLALILRKELYRRLDQAGHAFDWSDIKQDLSALQEIVIEENGKRFALRSQCLGTCSSVFRAVGVAIPPTIRVLS; encoded by the coding sequence ATGTTCGCTCGCATCAAGAAGTCCGGTAAGTATGACTACCTGCAAATCGTTGAAAACCAGAGGGTTGACTCCAAAGTCACCCAGCGCGTGATTGCAACCGTTGGGCGTATGGACAAACTGAGTGCCAAAGGCGAGGTCGAGACCCTCATCCGCTCTCTTTCGCGTTTCAGCGAGAAAGCTTTGCTGGTCCTTTCCGAGAAGAGCGATGTCCAGTGTGAGGCAAAGACGATCGGCCCCGCGATCATCTTTGAACGGCTCTGGTGTGAGTTGGGAGTTCAACAGGTGATCAGAGACCTGCTCCATAACCGGGCTTTCCTGTTCGATGTGGAACGAGCCATCTTCCTCACCGTGTTGCACAGGATACTGATCAGCGGATCGGACCGCTTCTGCGACAAGTGGCGCCGCGATCTCGTGGTCAAGGGAACCGAAGACCTCGCTCTGCATCAGTTCTACCGGGCGATGGCGTTTCTGGGCGAAGTGCTGGACGATCAGGAACATGCCACCCTGTCTTCTCCGCGATGTGTCAAGGATGTCATCGAGGAGAAAATGTTCGCGGGCCGGCGCCACCTGTTTGCCGAGCTGGACCTGGTGTTTTTCGACACCACTTCCGTTTACTTCCATGGCGAAGGAGGTGAAAGCCTTGGCAGGAGAGGGTTCAGCAAGGATCACCGTCCCGAGCTCAAGCAAATGGTGGTGGGAGCCGTCCTGGACCAGAACGGCAGGCCTCTTTGCTGTGAGATGTGGCCGGGCGACTCCACGGACGTCAAGACTCTGGTTCCCGTGACGGATCGCATTCGCAAGCGTTTTGGGGTGGGGAGGTTCTGCATCGTGGCCGACCGTGGCATGGTCAGCAGCGAGACGATCCGAGAACTTGAAGGAAGGAAGATAGCTTACATCCTTGGGACCCGGATGCGGAAGGTCAAGGAGATCACCGCCGAAGTACTTGCCCGAGCCGGCCGCTACAAGGAGGTCAAGTGTGAAGGGTGCTCTCCCCTCAAGGTCAAGGAGGTCATGGTGCGGGACAAGCGCTACATCGTTTGTCTGAATCCCAAGCAGGCCGAGAAGGACAAAGCCGACCGTGACAAGATCATCGACTCGCTCAGGGAACAGATCCGCAAAGGCCCCAAGGCGCTTGTCGGCAACGAGGGGTATCGCAAGTTCCTCAAGGTGGACAAGGACAGCATCCATATCGATCTCGACAAGGTCAAGGAGGAGGAGAGGTTCGATGGGAAGTGGGTCCTCATCACCAACACCAGCTGGTCTTCGGATCGGGTGGCCCTTAAGTACAAGGAACTCTGGCAGGTAGAGCACTCCTTCAGAGACCTCAAGTCGACCTTTGAGACGCGGCCCGTTTTCCATCAACGTGATGTCCGGGGACATGTGTTCTGCTCTTTCCTGGCGCTGATACTTCGAAAGGAGCTCTACCGGCGTCTGGACCAGGCGGGGCACGCCTTTGACTGGTCTGATATCAAGCAAGATCTGAGTGCCCTCCAGGAAATCGTCATCGAGGAGAACGGCAAGCGCTTCGCTCTGCGGTCCCAATGTCTGGGCACGTGCAGCAGCGTCTTCAGGGCCGTGGGAGTTGCCATCCCTCCCACCATCCGGGTACTCTCCTAG
- a CDS encoding M20 metallopeptidase family protein, which translates to MRRSIETPFHDWLVELRRFFHQHPELSYQEEKTAARIRSELAALRVPFESGIAETGVVARLRAPRPGPVVAFRADMDGLPLEEANDVPYRSLHPGRMHACGHDGHVTIALGVVRSLVECGWYREGAGEVIVIFQPAEEGGAGAKAMLETGCFDGDMVRAVFAGHMHPDLPVGEVAVAEEVSNAASDMLTLRIRGKGGHGAHPHNCVDPIVAAAQLVAQLQTIVSRELPPLENAVLTIGQFHAGTASNIIPEEAFLEGTLRTLDRERRSRIIERIREMLRGLEISHRVEAAFEVSHGYPVLRNDPALVKRTLEWARDVLGPEAVHVEPPRMGSEDFAYFAERWPAVLIRFGCHDPEEGYRAGLHSPHFDFDERVLDVGTILSTELILRALSD; encoded by the coding sequence ATGAGACGCTCGATCGAAACGCCTTTTCACGACTGGCTGGTGGAACTTCGCCGCTTCTTTCATCAACATCCCGAACTCTCCTACCAGGAAGAAAAGACGGCGGCCCGCATCCGCTCCGAACTGGCGGCCCTGCGTGTCCCCTTCGAAAGCGGAATCGCAGAAACCGGCGTGGTGGCCCGGCTGCGGGCGCCTCGGCCGGGCCCCGTCGTGGCTTTTCGAGCGGACATGGACGGACTTCCTTTGGAGGAAGCCAACGACGTGCCTTACCGCTCGCTTCATCCCGGCCGGATGCACGCCTGCGGCCATGACGGCCATGTGACCATCGCCCTGGGGGTCGTGAGAAGCCTCGTGGAATGCGGCTGGTATCGGGAGGGCGCAGGGGAAGTGATCGTGATCTTCCAGCCGGCCGAGGAAGGCGGCGCGGGAGCGAAGGCCATGCTGGAAACGGGTTGTTTCGACGGCGACATGGTCCGTGCCGTCTTTGCCGGGCACATGCATCCGGATCTTCCCGTCGGGGAAGTCGCCGTGGCCGAAGAAGTGAGTAACGCCGCATCGGACATGCTCACCCTGCGCATCCGTGGAAAAGGCGGCCACGGCGCGCATCCGCACAACTGCGTCGACCCCATCGTAGCCGCCGCGCAGCTGGTGGCGCAGCTTCAGACCATCGTGAGCCGTGAACTCCCGCCCCTGGAAAACGCCGTCCTCACCATCGGCCAGTTTCACGCGGGAACCGCATCCAACATCATTCCAGAAGAAGCGTTCCTGGAAGGCACCCTGCGGACACTCGATAGGGAACGCAGATCCCGAATCATCGAGCGCATCCGGGAAATGCTCCGGGGGCTCGAAATCAGTCACCGGGTCGAGGCGGCATTCGAAGTGAGCCACGGTTACCCCGTACTTCGAAACGACCCGGCGCTGGTGAAACGGACGCTGGAGTGGGCTCGCGATGTACTGGGGCCCGAGGCGGTACACGTCGAACCCCCGAGAATGGGATCCGAGGATTTCGCCTATTTCGCAGAAAGGTGGCCGGCGGTACTCATCCGATTCGGGTGCCACGACCCGGAGGAAGGCTACCGAGCCGGGCTCCATTCCCCTCATTTCGACTTCGACGAACGGGTCCTGGACGTGGGAACGATACTGTCTACGGAACTGATACTTCGCGCCCTGTCGGACTGA
- a CDS encoding transglutaminase-like domain-containing protein: MKKTLFLITMIAVVCIVGRYSWAESAQGTISMDFDLSDHCTNEVVKLWIPYPISNENQTITKVQVSGNYKTSAVYTDNKFQTPMLFAKWEKGASSRILHFSFHVVRKEVIKNNFPSNEAAWSPADYAEYLAPSTWGHCNDDVKKLAEKITNGKKSVLAKAKAIYDWTCENTYRDPKTRGCGSGNVCELLKDPGGKCVDISSVFVALARASGVPSREVFGIRLGKEPVVDITGWQHCWAEFFLPGYGWVPVDPADVRKMMLKHDLKLGDAKINEYRSYFWGGLDPYRVKLAQGRNLILNPPQKGGQINYLMYPFAQVGDKTLDWLDPDTFKYTIAYKHN; this comes from the coding sequence ATGAAAAAAACACTTTTTCTTATCACTATGATAGCAGTAGTATGCATTGTGGGCCGCTATTCATGGGCAGAATCAGCACAAGGAACCATCTCAATGGATTTTGACCTGTCAGATCATTGCACAAATGAAGTGGTAAAATTATGGATACCCTACCCAATCTCCAATGAGAACCAAACTATTACGAAAGTGCAGGTGAGTGGTAACTACAAAACGTCTGCAGTATATACGGATAACAAATTTCAGACCCCTATGCTGTTTGCCAAGTGGGAGAAAGGCGCTTCCTCTAGAATCCTCCATTTCAGCTTTCATGTGGTCCGGAAGGAAGTAATTAAAAATAATTTCCCAAGCAATGAAGCAGCCTGGTCACCGGCTGATTATGCCGAATATCTGGCACCTAGCACTTGGGGACATTGTAACGATGATGTTAAAAAGTTGGCCGAAAAAATAACAAATGGCAAGAAATCAGTCCTTGCCAAAGCAAAGGCTATTTATGACTGGACATGTGAAAACACTTACAGGGATCCGAAAACACGCGGTTGTGGCTCAGGCAATGTGTGCGAGCTGCTTAAAGATCCGGGCGGAAAGTGTGTTGATATATCTTCTGTTTTCGTTGCTCTTGCCAGAGCGTCAGGTGTTCCTTCAAGAGAAGTGTTCGGTATCCGCCTGGGTAAGGAGCCAGTTGTCGATATTACCGGGTGGCAGCATTGCTGGGCGGAATTCTTTTTGCCGGGATACGGCTGGGTACCCGTGGATCCAGCAGACGTTCGTAAGATGATGCTCAAGCATGATCTCAAACTTGGTGATGCCAAGATCAATGAGTACCGCAGCTACTTCTGGGGCGGTCTTGACCCTTATAGGGTTAAACTTGCCCAAGGACGGAATCTTATTCTCAATCCTCCACAGAAGGGTGGACAAATAAATTACTTGATGTACCCTTTTGCTCAGGTTGGCGACAAGACGCTGGACTGGCTTGATCCTGATACTTTTAAATATACTATTGCTTACAAACATAACTAG
- a CDS encoding nucleoside hydrolase, producing the protein MNWEYKLVFKDDRLAEPTFQMLSRLQTLAGLKCTQEAVETHEEACFDTPDLALDALGLVCFVRNHEGSDKYLLIVEPGCPGCNGNDIHLHKVFCTLDADAYARMTDGRSPQCLRNILEGAVDLRNIRKTLHRRVSCIPLLLANDAGATARLHLDRIETFLPGQDEPRTVDYEIGLRSEMERFPEAAILQDTLRNTLGLIPVRRSRTRGLATPTRCRKASLEKQKVILDMDTGVDDALAIILAMRSPELQVLGITASSGNIDARQAHRNTKAVLGFLGRELALPPSSLPPTAAGLTATREIPHAAHVHGSDGLGGVTMSDEILQIIGDPAPSSEDAYTLFKRLVQEHEPKTITLIVTGPLTNVAHWIESDPDAVQRLKEIVVMGGVFFECGNRSPVAESNMYSDPESAGKVVAFCRRPVLLYPHVWRETLPLTFVGLDVTHRVTLRRDTLDRLSAERPGDRMIRFIKQFTADYMNFCYRNKGLEGCYLHDPLAVGYVIDPSFCRVERYHVEVEDRGRVARGMTIADVRSTRIFKERSKEVTWVCVKVDASRFENFFTERVLGPS; encoded by the coding sequence ATGAACTGGGAATACAAATTGGTTTTCAAGGATGATCGATTGGCTGAGCCCACGTTCCAAATGTTGAGCCGGCTTCAGACACTTGCCGGACTCAAATGCACGCAAGAGGCTGTTGAAACTCACGAAGAGGCCTGTTTCGATACCCCCGACCTGGCCCTCGACGCCTTGGGGCTGGTCTGCTTCGTTCGGAATCACGAGGGCTCCGACAAATATCTGCTGATTGTCGAGCCGGGGTGCCCGGGCTGCAATGGAAACGACATCCATCTTCACAAAGTATTTTGCACACTCGATGCCGACGCGTATGCCCGGATGACCGATGGACGGTCACCCCAATGCCTACGCAATATCCTTGAGGGAGCTGTCGATTTGCGGAATATAAGGAAGACGCTCCATCGTCGCGTGTCATGTATTCCTCTTCTGCTCGCAAACGACGCCGGAGCAACAGCACGCCTGCATCTTGACCGGATTGAAACCTTTCTTCCTGGTCAAGACGAGCCGAGAACGGTCGACTACGAAATCGGACTCCGATCGGAAATGGAAAGGTTTCCCGAAGCCGCCATCCTGCAGGACACGCTAAGGAACACCCTCGGCCTTATTCCAGTGAGACGCAGCCGGACCCGCGGCCTTGCAACCCCGACACGTTGCCGCAAAGCTTCTTTGGAAAAGCAAAAGGTCATTTTGGACATGGATACGGGTGTTGACGATGCCTTGGCGATCATCCTCGCCATGCGTTCCCCTGAACTCCAAGTGCTTGGAATCACAGCAAGCAGCGGCAACATCGACGCGAGGCAGGCCCACCGGAACACGAAGGCCGTTCTGGGGTTCCTCGGCAGGGAACTTGCCCTACCTCCTTCCAGCCTCCCCCCCACGGCTGCGGGGCTTACCGCGACCAGGGAAATCCCGCATGCGGCACACGTCCACGGATCGGACGGACTTGGCGGGGTCACTATGTCCGATGAAATCCTTCAAATCATCGGCGATCCAGCACCTTCCTCAGAAGACGCCTATACGCTCTTCAAGCGACTCGTACAAGAACACGAGCCGAAAACCATCACCCTGATTGTTACCGGCCCCCTCACCAATGTCGCTCACTGGATTGAATCAGACCCTGATGCGGTCCAACGCCTCAAGGAAATCGTGGTCATGGGAGGCGTGTTTTTTGAGTGCGGCAATCGAAGTCCGGTGGCAGAATCCAACATGTATTCCGATCCTGAATCGGCCGGGAAAGTCGTTGCGTTCTGCCGCCGGCCCGTGCTTCTCTACCCACATGTTTGGCGTGAGACGCTTCCCCTGACATTTGTAGGGCTTGATGTCACGCATCGCGTCACGCTACGGCGTGACACCCTGGACCGGTTGAGCGCCGAACGCCCCGGAGACAGAATGATCCGTTTTATCAAGCAATTCACCGCCGACTACATGAACTTCTGCTATCGAAACAAGGGATTGGAGGGTTGCTATCTCCACGACCCGCTGGCTGTAGGGTACGTTATCGACCCCTCGTTCTGTCGGGTCGAACGGTATCACGTGGAAGTTGAAGACCGGGGAAGGGTCGCCCGAGGCATGACCATCGCCGATGTTCGGTCCACACGGATCTTTAAGGAGAGATCCAAAGAGGTCACGTGGGTCTGTGTCAAGGTGGATGCTTCGAGGTTTGAAAACTTTTTCACAGAAAGAGTCCTGGGACCGTCATGA
- a CDS encoding molybdopterin-containing oxidoreductase family protein — translation MDRRTFIKVNLQMAAATGIFPVLSYAESRRLAPNEKQTKQYVTGCMWCQNGCSMIAHINNGKLVHLTGNPEDSVTKGKICIKPFGSMELLNSPHRMVQPLKRTSGYGSSAQFSKISWEQALDEIAEKLISLRQNFGGESLGIWASGRSASDGRKLNSAFAKLYGTPNYEKTGPFCNYSGKPAGESVVGTRHTPWTYSDDDFFNAGLYIFVGSNFAATRPVAYSLLRERKKLGKCTICVIDPRKSQTAEEADLWLPIKPGSDLALALCMIHTIISADLADYEFINAHTIGFETLKTEIMDGQYTLAWGAKVTGLEKERIRKLASTYAKTRKAIIIGNAGLSHHTNAVQTHRAFYYLAAITGHYGDKSMGYACLNNGGISTGSLPLPKEKIPEQKMELSKNPVGWLDSIENPNYPYTLQALISTGSPLTQWPDQAKLRRLIPKLKLSVYNGLTRNINARYFDYILPAAIWIEAGGLAPVSDDSRFVWVPKLIEAPGMAKPDRWWWVELAKRMGWGDIFTDTLKDPVKLQNLAGGANGYTVERFTAKKDNSLRAPIKIVNETVKERETLFLDKRFATNSKKIELWTQELEDKFSSYGLSAVPRYYTDPDIARPGETTIKYDTAKLIPSAFQKNKTYTNRVELIKKDTSEDQYSFYLITGRPSSAIMGHTSHWIKRLDKECPDQFCAIHTEPAKKLGIKDNDMVSIQSAFGEIQAKAMVTSYIREDTIFIPYSFGRYSPYHAWESVNFLTNAEARCPVSGQVAFKGMTVAVKKA, via the coding sequence ATGGACAGAAGAACATTTATTAAGGTAAACTTACAAATGGCTGCCGCTACCGGAATATTTCCAGTTCTATCCTATGCAGAATCAAGGCGACTTGCACCAAATGAAAAGCAAACAAAACAATATGTGACAGGGTGTATGTGGTGCCAGAACGGGTGCAGCATGATCGCTCACATCAACAACGGCAAACTAGTTCACTTGACCGGTAACCCGGAAGATTCTGTGACAAAAGGAAAAATCTGCATCAAGCCTTTCGGCAGTATGGAACTTTTAAACAGCCCGCATCGTATGGTTCAGCCCTTAAAACGAACCAGTGGATATGGTTCTTCAGCGCAATTTTCAAAAATCAGCTGGGAACAGGCGTTGGACGAAATAGCAGAGAAACTGATCAGCCTTCGACAAAACTTCGGTGGTGAATCATTGGGGATTTGGGCATCTGGGCGTAGCGCATCCGACGGACGAAAATTGAATAGTGCATTTGCAAAACTGTATGGTACACCTAATTATGAAAAGACGGGTCCGTTTTGCAACTATTCAGGCAAACCCGCAGGAGAATCCGTCGTCGGAACAAGGCATACACCATGGACATATAGTGATGACGATTTTTTTAATGCCGGTCTCTATATTTTTGTCGGGAGTAATTTTGCTGCAACACGTCCGGTTGCATATTCTCTTTTGAGAGAAAGAAAAAAGTTGGGGAAATGCACCATTTGTGTCATTGACCCCAGAAAATCCCAGACTGCGGAAGAGGCGGATCTCTGGTTACCCATCAAGCCCGGTTCGGACTTGGCCCTGGCACTGTGTATGATCCACACTATCATTTCAGCGGATCTTGCTGATTACGAATTTATTAACGCCCACACTATTGGGTTTGAGACTCTAAAGACTGAGATCATGGACGGCCAATATACCCTTGCCTGGGGAGCAAAGGTGACCGGGCTTGAAAAAGAGCGCATAAGAAAGCTAGCGTCCACCTATGCGAAAACCCGAAAAGCCATCATTATCGGAAATGCAGGGCTGAGCCATCATACAAATGCTGTTCAAACCCATAGAGCATTCTATTATCTTGCCGCTATCACCGGGCACTACGGTGATAAATCAATGGGCTATGCCTGTCTGAACAATGGTGGCATCTCTACTGGTAGCCTTCCTTTACCTAAGGAAAAAATACCTGAACAAAAAATGGAGTTGTCCAAAAATCCTGTCGGGTGGCTTGATTCCATTGAAAATCCCAATTATCCATACACGTTACAGGCACTGATTTCCACCGGCAGTCCGCTGACACAATGGCCCGACCAGGCAAAACTTCGCAGGCTGATCCCAAAATTGAAATTGAGCGTATACAACGGCCTGACCCGAAATATTAATGCACGTTATTTTGATTACATTCTTCCTGCAGCCATCTGGATAGAAGCCGGTGGTCTCGCCCCGGTTTCAGATGACAGCCGTTTTGTATGGGTACCGAAACTCATTGAAGCGCCGGGAATGGCAAAACCGGACAGGTGGTGGTGGGTTGAACTGGCCAAACGCATGGGCTGGGGAGACATTTTTACGGATACATTAAAAGACCCTGTAAAATTACAGAACCTCGCTGGAGGTGCAAATGGTTACACAGTGGAGCGTTTCACTGCCAAAAAGGATAATTCCTTACGCGCACCTATAAAGATTGTCAACGAAACGGTAAAAGAAAGAGAGACGCTCTTTCTTGACAAAAGGTTTGCAACCAATAGCAAAAAAATTGAATTGTGGACACAGGAACTTGAAGATAAGTTCTCCTCATACGGCCTTAGCGCTGTTCCCAGGTATTATACTGATCCTGATATTGCCAGACCCGGTGAGACCACAATCAAATATGATACTGCCAAGTTAATTCCTTCGGCATTCCAGAAAAATAAAACCTATACCAATAGAGTTGAACTGATCAAAAAGGATACATCAGAGGACCAGTATTCTTTCTACCTGATCACCGGTAGACCTTCAAGCGCCATCATGGGACACACATCCCACTGGATCAAAAGGCTTGACAAGGAATGCCCGGATCAATTCTGCGCCATTCACACAGAGCCTGCAAAGAAACTGGGCATAAAGGATAATGATATGGTCAGTATTCAATCCGCTTTTGGTGAAATCCAGGCAAAAGCCATGGTAACCTCCTATATCCGTGAAGACACCATTTTTATCCCTTACTCTTTTGGCAGATACAGCCCCTATCACGCCTGGGAATCTGTCAACTTTCTCACTAATGCCGAGGCCCGGTGCCCTGTTTCAGGGCAAGTCGCATTCAAAGGAATGACAGTAGCCGTTAAAAAGGCATAA
- a CDS encoding transposase has translation MKPSKDAPSSKIRLRKHLNADALVRAVRREFEKIPDPRKGRPQISFADAAMSAFAMFSLKDPSLLAFEKRWSARDHNLHALYHIEKIPADSTMREILDEVSPYVFRPAFGEIFSRLQRGKALAQMTVLDGHYILALDGTGYFSSEKVFSDACLRKTSRTGKTTYSLQMMGAALVHPDHKAVIPFPPEVIQREDGDTKNDCERNAAGRCIENLRTDHPHIKLIVTEDALSPNAPHIETLKRFDCRFVLGVKPGDHTFLFEKADEAIAEGRAVEFWHAAEDNPETLHYFRFVNDLPLNKSHPDLRVNLLEYWQVTPKGLLRFSWVTDILIRRENAVTLMRIGRARRPIENETFNTLKNQGYHLEHNYGLGRKHLSAVFVTLMMLAFCVDQSLQLCCPLFQAVWRKLQTKRDLWERIRAMFWDFRLESIRMLYEALLYGYKRLTPIIAYNTS, from the coding sequence ATGAAGCCCAGCAAAGACGCTCCTTCCTCCAAGATCCGACTTCGCAAGCATCTGAATGCAGATGCCCTGGTGAGGGCGGTGCGCCGTGAGTTCGAAAAGATCCCCGATCCCCGCAAAGGCAGGCCGCAGATCTCCTTTGCGGATGCGGCCATGAGCGCCTTCGCCATGTTTTCTTTGAAGGATCCCTCTCTTCTGGCCTTTGAGAAACGCTGGTCGGCTCGGGATCACAACCTGCACGCGCTCTACCACATCGAGAAGATCCCTGCCGACAGCACCATGCGGGAGATTCTCGATGAGGTTTCGCCCTATGTGTTCCGACCCGCCTTCGGCGAGATCTTCTCACGGCTTCAGCGCGGCAAGGCGCTGGCTCAGATGACCGTGCTGGACGGCCACTACATCCTGGCCCTGGACGGCACGGGCTATTTTTCGTCGGAAAAGGTCTTTTCCGACGCCTGCCTTCGAAAAACCTCTCGCACCGGCAAGACCACCTATTCCCTCCAAATGATGGGAGCCGCCCTCGTCCACCCGGACCACAAGGCCGTGATCCCCTTTCCCCCGGAAGTGATCCAGAGAGAGGACGGTGACACCAAAAACGACTGCGAACGCAACGCCGCCGGCCGTTGTATCGAGAACCTGAGAACCGACCACCCCCATATCAAGCTCATCGTGACCGAAGATGCCCTCAGTCCCAACGCTCCCCACATTGAAACCCTCAAGCGCTTCGACTGCCGCTTCGTGCTTGGGGTTAAACCCGGCGATCACACCTTCCTCTTCGAAAAGGCCGACGAGGCCATCGCCGAGGGCCGGGCTGTGGAGTTCTGGCACGCAGCGGAAGACAACCCCGAAACCCTCCATTACTTCCGCTTCGTGAACGACCTTCCCCTCAACAAGTCCCATCCCGACCTACGAGTGAACCTCCTCGAGTACTGGCAGGTGACTCCCAAGGGGCTGCTGCGGTTTTCCTGGGTCACCGATATCCTCATCCGCCGGGAAAACGCCGTTACCTTGATGCGGATCGGCCGGGCACGCCGGCCCATCGAAAACGAAACCTTCAACACCTTGAAAAACCAGGGCTACCACCTCGAACACAACTACGGCCTGGGCCGAAAACACCTTAGCGCCGTCTTCGTCACCCTCATGATGTTGGCCTTCTGCGTGGACCAGAGCCTCCAACTGTGTTGCCCGCTGTTTCAGGCCGTATGGCGAAAGCTCCAAACCAAACGGGACCTCTGGGAGAGGATCCGGGCCATGTTCTGGGACTTCCGCCTGGAGTCCATCCGGATGCTCTACGAGGCCCTTCTTTACGGATACAAAAGGCTGACCCCGATCATCGCCTATAACACCTCGTAG
- a CDS encoding M14 family zinc carboxypeptidase, which translates to MPVFDYMPMGEQGVQELYSWLDEYVQKNSQIAQKKSLGRSESGTWDIPAIVVTDRSVPDKDKQVAVITLGRHGHERGTRVVGPEILHYLASDAAREVRKRQTVVVVPMLNPEGAAEDAFNSSMYGITDLEKRVFGALCSEYVPDMMIDYHSLGKTDGSKYDQGDMEVIIPANTTKWGMDEQIHHYVAQQMRKRAEENGWPYEIHSLEDLSAYYFGAPDGRLPHSYLKEKVFLLHMQNPYEQYAMSEYPPGYTNYTCGPAYLRWHTLVFGMETNHWSIRPEQGLGESGMIPCQALLEMGNSRFPWEKDPGYPTNLLCGDFRISVRPMGNTPGQRRVSREKLWPERFYFDVLKREMPDAETTIAEVRYIGDKLPLDFHLCLRMRQKNIRKVLIDGKGSEFETFADTCSLYVMIPICMHQAGTVTLRVTHDAA; encoded by the coding sequence ATGCCGGTTTTCGACTACATGCCGATGGGTGAGCAGGGCGTGCAGGAGTTATATTCCTGGTTGGACGAATATGTGCAGAAGAACTCACAGATTGCTCAAAAGAAGAGTCTGGGGCGGTCAGAAAGCGGGACTTGGGATATCCCGGCGATTGTGGTTACAGACAGGTCTGTTCCAGACAAGGATAAACAGGTCGCGGTCATCACCTTAGGCAGACACGGCCATGAGCGGGGAACCAGGGTCGTGGGACCTGAGATCCTGCATTATCTGGCAAGTGATGCAGCTAGAGAGGTCAGAAAACGGCAGACGGTCGTTGTTGTGCCCATGCTGAATCCGGAAGGGGCTGCCGAAGACGCCTTCAACTCCTCAATGTATGGCATCACAGATCTGGAGAAACGTGTCTTTGGTGCTCTTTGTTCGGAGTATGTTCCAGACATGATGATAGATTACCACAGCCTAGGGAAGACTGACGGCTCAAAGTATGATCAGGGGGATATGGAGGTCATCATTCCGGCCAATACCACCAAATGGGGGATGGATGAGCAGATCCATCACTATGTGGCTCAGCAGATGCGAAAGCGGGCCGAGGAAAACGGCTGGCCTTATGAGATCCACAGCCTGGAGGATCTCAGCGCCTATTATTTCGGAGCTCCGGATGGCAGGCTGCCCCACAGCTATCTCAAGGAAAAGGTCTTTTTGCTGCACATGCAAAATCCTTATGAGCAGTATGCTATGTCCGAGTATCCGCCCGGGTATACGAACTACACCTGCGGACCGGCCTACCTGCGCTGGCACACCCTAGTATTCGGGATGGAAACCAATCACTGGTCCATACGTCCGGAGCAGGGACTGGGCGAGAGCGGCATGATTCCATGCCAGGCCCTGCTGGAGATGGGGAACAGTCGCTTTCCTTGGGAAAAGGATCCCGGATATCCGACGAATCTTTTGTGCGGAGACTTTCGGATCTCTGTGCGCCCGATGGGGAACACACCTGGACAGCGGCGGGTGTCCCGGGAAAAGCTCTGGCCGGAACGCTTCTATTTCGATGTCCTCAAGCGGGAGATGCCGGATGCGGAGACCACAATAGCCGAGGTCAGGTATATCGGCGATAAGCTGCCGCTGGACTTTCATCTCTGCCTGCGCATGCGCCAGAAAAATATCCGAAAAGTCCTGATTGACGGAAAGGGCTCGGAGTTTGAGACCTTCGCGGACACGTGTTCGCTGTATGTGATGATCCCGATATGCATGCACCAGGCGGGAACGGTTACGCTGCGTGTTACCCATGATGCGGCATGA